The following nucleotide sequence is from Trifolium pratense cultivar HEN17-A07 linkage group LG2, ARS_RC_1.1, whole genome shotgun sequence.
TTTCTTTGTTCCTAAACCAATTGATGTTACTCCTCAAGCATGGCAATTGCTTTCAATTTTCCTTTCAACAATTGCAGGCCTTGTTCTAAGCCCTTTGCCTGTTGGTGCTTGGGCTTTTCTGGGCCTAACAACATCTGTGGTCACAAAAACTTTAACCTTTACTGATGCATTTAGTGCTTTTACAAATGAAGTAATTTGGTTGATTGTTATATCGTTTTTCTTTGCGCGCGGTTTTGTTAAAACCGGTTTAGGTGATAGAATTGCTACTTATTTTGTGAAATGGTTGGGAAAGAGTACTTTGGGACTTGCTTATGGTTTGACATTTAGTGAGGTTCTTATTGCACCTGCTATGCCTAGTACTACTGCAAGAGCTGGTGGTGTTTTCTTGCCAATTATTAAGTCACTTGCACTCTCTGCTGGTAGTGAACCTAATAGTCCTACCTCTAAGAGGTTGGGGACTTTTCTTATTCAGAACCAATTTCAGGTTTGGTTTTACTctatttttagattcatattGTACTACAATTATTAGGTGAAATTGTGTTTATGTAGGCCTAGCTAACATATGTTTAAATGACATACACCATGCAACACTGACACATTCATAGACACCGGACACTGACAAGTAGACACATTCATAGACACCGGACACTGATTTGAATCTtgtgttttgttaattttgatCTATGTTGCTGAAAAGTATGTTGGTTTTTTATCGGAAGttctatgataaaaaaaatttagatgatTTGATGCTTACATTAAAGTGAGAAAAATCATTTTGCTGTCTTAGATTTGGCCAAATAATCACTTAGGATAGATTTCATGACATCTGTTTTTTCATATTTCGCCTTTTTGTGAAACATGTTGAGATGATATTGCCATCTTGATGTATGCTTAAGCCTTGCAAAATTGTATTTCATCCTTGAATGTGTTTTGATTTTCTGAGACATGATGGCTCTATCACCATGTATGGCTATTATAATTATGTGGTCTCAGCAACGATCATCATATACTATATGATTTCACTGAACTCTCATTCTACTTGCTgtgtttcttattttcaaatTGCTATCATGTGTCAATGAAATAACTTTTGCGTTGCTTCCGTGACATGTGACAGTCTGCCGGTAACTCAAGTGCTCTTTTCCTAACCGCTGCTGCTCAAAATCTGCTCTGTATTAAATTAGCACAGGAGCTTGGGGTGGTAATTTCAAACCCTTGGGTTACATGGTTTAAGGCAGCTAGTGTACCTGCATTTGTTTGTCTTCTCGCTACACCGTTGATTTTATACAAGATCTGTCCCCCTGAAATTAAAGACACACCAGAGGCACCTGCCTTGGCTGCAAAGAAACTGGAAAGTATGGGCCCTGTCACTCAAAATGAATGGGTTATGGTTTCTACAATGCTTCTTGCAGTCTCTTTGTGGATCTTTGGGTATGTCATATGCCTTCTACCGTATTAGTctattgatattttttgttgAGTAAAAGGTCTCACGGTGATGCTGAAAATATTGAACTTTTGAAGGAAGAGTGTTTCTTCAAGTAACACTTTCTAGTTTCTATCAATGTTATAGCCTCCTGGTTTATGCTCTTTTTCTCatatgcatattaacttttgaTTACAGGAAATGAATGCTCTTTCATGAATTCTAATAGAATTATGGTGTCATTTAATCCATGTAGGCATGTAGCCAACCCCACGTAGGGCTTTGTTTGGATGGATTTATTTGAGATTATATACTGACATTTGCATTTGTGAGACTCTTTGggagagagcttatggaaacatcttatgacatgtccataaggtGTTTTCAGCTTTTATCCATAGCTAACTctctaggatagcttatgaaaacaacttatagtttATGTGAAAATAATCCAACTTTATTCTAaaattttgttatagaaatagcttatatagttatatataagcacttatatgataagttcTTAATTAATCTGTTTATCCAAGTGGTAAAAGACATCAACTGCTGTTTTGTATATTAATAACTTATGATTATAATGTGAAATCGTCATATCATTTGCAAATAGTACTAGTTCGTTGTATTTTATGCCTTCCCAAACTATACTTATGTAAGTCATTATGCCTTCTTTTGACGATGATCCTGTAAGAGTCCACTTGTTACATCTGTAGATTGTTGTTTCTCTAACAATGCAATTTCTCCTAGTTGAATTCAATACTATCATCAGTATTTATTTGCTCTTGCAGAGAGACTCTTGGCATAGCAAGTGCTGTAGCTGCAATGATTGGTTTATCAATACTCCTTGTATTAGGAGTCCTTAACTGGGAAGACTGCTTGAATGAAAAATCGGCGTGGGATACCTTGGCCTGGTTTGCCATTCTAGTAGGTATGGCAAGTCAGTTGACAAACCTCGGCATTGTGACCTGGATGTCTGACTGTGTGGCCAACAACCTTCGGTCGTTCTCCTTGAGCTGGCCAGCTTCCCTGGCTGTTCTTCAGGCTGCTTATTTCTTCATCCACTACCTTTTTGCAAGCCAGACAGGGCATGTTGGGGCTTTATACTCCGCATTTCTTGCCATGCATAGAGCAGCCGGTGTTCCTGGTGCTCTCGCAGCGCTTGCTTTAGGATATAATACAAATCTTTTCGGTGCAATTACACATTATAGCAGTGGTCAAGCTGCTGTATACTATGGAGGTTTGTCCCTATCTATAACGCcacacaatttttgtttttctttcctGCTATTTAACTATTTAGCTCACATTTGTTCAGTAACTTTGTTTCAATTCCCTACATTTAGATTGCATATTTTTTATCCTTCCCTACACTTCATTTCTGTTTGTTCAATGGCATAACCGGTGGAAATGAAATTAGTTTTGATTTCAAAAACCTTCCAAGATAAATGATTTTATTCTTATAAAGGTGATTTCTAGTAGAAATTAGTGACCAAAAGTCCAAAAAGCTATATTTGTTAAGGCAGACTTATCTTTATGTGTCACCCTTTATAccttttgaatttgatttcatGATATGTTGATGTATGGTAGCTGATGTGATTTCAATTCTTCATTTTGAACAGCTGGCTATGTAGACCTTCCCGATATATTCAAAACGGGGTTCATTATGGCATTTATTAATGCTATCATCTGGGGAGGTGTTGGCTCTGTCTGGTGGAAATTTTTGGGCTTGTATTGATACTTTCCATTTCCTTGTAAGTAAATAGCAGTTCTATAAGCTTCTTTATTACCGGCCCAAAGATAAGGTTCCTCTCATTTGAGGACGGACAGTTGAGTTCATCATTTTAACATGAAGGTTTTTCTGCTTTTGGCTCACTTATTTGTTAgtttaaataattttagttAACCTTGCCTTACTTTATATACATTCACTGATATACTTACATTGATTTCAATGTGGGAGCATAATGGCAAGTGCTAAAGTACAATAATTTATACCTGGTTTCACCATGTCCGGGGAGCATAGGTCGTTTTTAATTGAGAT
It contains:
- the LOC123908162 gene encoding dicarboxylate transporter 2.1, chloroplastic-like is translated as MESFALHSLSSTSFLLHHHHRPIFRSQISLPLNPSSRSNPSIKSSSISQSFSFPSKVSIFNPSFSKPNFPIHANSTPPPSKLEPQQPNILQGAKPIPFVISIAIGLIVRFFVPKPIDVTPQAWQLLSIFLSTIAGLVLSPLPVGAWAFLGLTTSVVTKTLTFTDAFSAFTNEVIWLIVISFFFARGFVKTGLGDRIATYFVKWLGKSTLGLAYGLTFSEVLIAPAMPSTTARAGGVFLPIIKSLALSAGSEPNSPTSKRLGTFLIQNQFQSAGNSSALFLTAAAQNLLCIKLAQELGVVISNPWVTWFKAASVPAFVCLLATPLILYKICPPEIKDTPEAPALAAKKLESMGPVTQNEWVMVSTMLLAVSLWIFGETLGIASAVAAMIGLSILLVLGVLNWEDCLNEKSAWDTLAWFAILVGMASQLTNLGIVTWMSDCVANNLRSFSLSWPASLAVLQAAYFFIHYLFASQTGHVGALYSAFLAMHRAAGVPGALAALALGYNTNLFGAITHYSSGQAAVYYGAGYVDLPDIFKTGFIMAFINAIIWGGVGSVWWKFLGLY